A window of Tripterygium wilfordii isolate XIE 37 chromosome 7, ASM1340144v1, whole genome shotgun sequence contains these coding sequences:
- the LOC120001956 gene encoding glucose-1-phosphate adenylyltransferase large subunit 1-like, whose amino-acid sequence MLRGNTAMGSCCLGLKANTHLANPKLGCLKNADDGFFGERVVGSLNNGAWVNQLTNSLKAEKRVKKVKPGVAFAVITSNNAKEVVTLKAPIFERRKADPKNVASIILGGGAGTQLFPLTKRAATPAVPVGGSYRLIDIPMSNCINSGINKIFVLTQFNSASLNRHLARTYFGNGINFGDGFVEVLAATQTPGEAGKMWFQGTADAVRQFIWVFEDAKNRDVENILILSGDHLYRMDYMDLVQHHVDTNADITISCALVGESRASDYGLVKLDTWGRVVQFTEKPKGADRKAMQVDTTLLGLSPQDAKKAPYIASMGVYIFKKDTLLKLLRWRYPTSNDFGSEIIPAAVREHDVQAYVFRDYWEDIGTVKTFYEANLALTEEYPKFEFYDPKTPFYTSPQFLPPTKMDKGKIKDAIISHGCFLGECTIERSIVGERSRIDSGVELTDTIMLGADFYETEPEIASLLAEGKVPIGIGQNTKIKNCIIDKNAKIGQDVAIMNKEGVQEGDRPEDGFYIRSGITVIMEKVTIEDGTVI is encoded by the exons ATGTTGCGAGGCAATACTGCAATGGGTTCTTGCTGTTTGGGCTTGAAAGCTAATACCCATTTAGCGAACCCCAAGCTAGGTTGTCTCAAGAATGCAGACGATGGCTTTTTTGGGGAGAGGGTCGTAGGGAGCTTAAACAATGGTGCTTGGGTCAATCAGTTGACAAATAGCTTGAAAGCTGAGAAGAGGGTCAAGAAGGTTAAACCAGGAGTTGCTTTTGCTGTTATTACATCAAATAATGCCAAGGAGGTTGTG ACATTAAAAGCACCAATTTTTGAGAGACGAAAAGCGGATCCGAAAAATGTGGCTTCAATCATATTGGGAGGAGGTGCAGGCACCCAATTGTTTCCGCTCACCAAAAGAGCAGCAACACCCGCG GTTCCCGTTGGAGGATCTTACAGGCTTATTGACATACCAATGAGCAACTGTATCAATAGTGGCATTAACAAGATTTTTGTACTTACCCAGTTCAACTCAGCCTCGCTAAATCGCCATCTTGCACGCACCTACTTCGGTAATGGTATCAATTTTGGGGATGGATTTGTGGAG GTTCTTGCTGCCACTCAAACACCCGGAGAAGCTGGAAAGATGTGGTTCCAAGGAACAGCAGATGCTGTGAGGCAATTTATATGGGTTTTTGAG GATGCTAAGAATAGGGACGTTGAAAACATATTGATATTGTCCGGGGATCATCTCTATCGGATGGACTATATGGACTTGGTGCAG CATCACGTCGACACAAACGCGGATATCACAATTTCATGCGCACTGGTGGGTGAGAG CCGTGCTTCAGATTATGGATTGGTGAAGTTAGACACCTGGGGCCGCGTTGTCCAATTTACTGAAAAACCGAAGGGCGCTGATCGCAAAGCAATG CAAGTGGATACCACTCTTCTCGGGCTTTCGCCACAAGATGCCAAAAAGGCCCCATATATTGCATCAATGGGTGTCTATATCTTTAAGAAAGACACTTTGTTGAAGCTTTTGCGATGGAGGTATCCTACTTCCAATGACTTTGGATCTGAAATAATTCCTGCAGCTGTTCGGGAGCATGATGTCCAA GCATATGTCTTCAGAGATTACTGGGAGGACATAGGAACTGTAAAAACCTTTTATGAGGCTAACTTGGCGCTCACTGAAGAG TATCCGAAGTTTGAATTTTATGATCCTAAGACGCCTTTCTACACATCTCCGCAGTTCCTACCACCGACCAAAATGGATAAGGGCAAG ATCAAAGATGCAATAATCTCGCATGGATGTTTCTTGGGAGAATGCACGATTGAACGTTCCATAGTGGGTGAACGCTCACGCATTGATAGCGGTGTAGAGCTTACG GACACCATAATGCTGGGGGCAGACTTCTATGAAACCGAGCCGGAAATTGCATCCTTGCTTGCAGAAGGAAAGGTGCCCATTGGGATAGGACAGAATACGAAAATCAA GAACTGTATAATCGACAAGAATGCAAAAATAGGACAAGATGTGGCTATCATGAATAAAGAA GGTGTTCAAGAGGGCGATAGGCCGGAAGATGGATTCTATATCCGGTCTGGTATCACGGTCATAATGGAGAAGGTGACGATAGAGGATGGCACGGTTATATGA
- the LOC120003139 gene encoding defensin-like protein 1 gives MAAKAPKFAFFLAIFCILVFLVSAEVRPQVYKLCEEASKTWSGTCEITQHCDHQCRTWEHAEHGACHVRQSHHKCFCYFKCNN, from the exons ATGGCAGCTAAAGCTCCAAAATTTGCTTTCTTCCTAGCTATTTTCTGCATCCTTGTCTTTCTAGTGAGCGCAG AAGTGAGACCTCAAGTGTACAAGCTGTGTGAAGAGGCAAGCAAGACATGGTCAGGGACATGCGAGATAACACAACACTGTGACCATCAATGCAGGACTTGGGAGCATGCAGAGCATGGTGCATGCCATGTTCGACAGTCTCATCACAAGTGCTTTTGTTACTTCAAGTGCAACAActaa
- the LOC120002985 gene encoding uncharacterized protein LOC120002985 — MDSFDIKAEKANAIKKHRQRQKIGSFFKLLEVCLVLILISKFTVHLPISVKFSRDYFKDLSLALVSPRVVFVLGNVIVLTLFAKSSKFSAQDSAKSSSKTDFHEEFLERSDRSQGIYRDENRGKQSTLKEENVVVIEDAHNCTKQYRRSQSEKSTTADRDNSYKELRRTVTEKGDGSTKNSYPEDGMSNEEFRQTIEAFIARKQRFIREEEHYVL, encoded by the coding sequence ATGGATTCATTTGACATCAAAGCCGAGAAGGCCAACGCAATCAAGAAGCACCGACAACGTCAGAAGATTGGGAGTTTTTTCAAGCTACTCGAGGTGTGCCTTGttctgattctgatttccaaGTTCACAGTTCACCTTCCTATCTCTGTCAAGTTTTCTAGAGACTACTTCAAGGACTTGTCTCTGGCTCTTGTTAGTCCTCGCGTCGTGTTTGTTCTCGGAAATGTCATCGTCCTCACTCTCTTCGCTAAATCTAGTAAGTTTTCTGCTCAAGATTCTGCTAAAAGTAGTTCAAAAACAGACTTCCATGAAGAGTTCTTGGAGAGGAGTGATCGAAGTCAGGGTATATACAGAGACGAGAACAGAGGAAAACAGAGCACCCTTAAAGAGGAGAATGTTGTTGTAATTGAAGATGCACACAATTGTACCAAGCAATATAGAAGAAGCCAATCTGAGAAATCAACTACTGCGGATCGAGATAATTCATACAAGGAATTAAGACGGACAGTGACTGAAAAAGGCGACGGATCCACGAAGAATTCATACCCAGAAGATGGCATGAGCAATGAAGAATTCAGACAAACAATTGAGGCTTTCATTGCTAGAAAACAGAGGTTTATAAGGGAAGAAGAGCATTATGTGCTTTAG
- the LOC120003014 gene encoding uncharacterized protein LOC120003014, which yields MESFGTSDIIALKANAIKKHHQRQKIANLFRIVEVCLVLGLISRYAVELPIAFKNSGEYFKDLSIAMASPRFVFVIGNVIVIVLFAKSGQFSTKNSLKTDIYKEFLEKSERSQGVYRDENREKQSTLEEQRIVTGDTYNNTKETKHYRRSQSAKSKSVNCDNLSKELRRNLTEKGEGLAKKKSYAEDNMSNEEFRQTIEAFIAKQQRFIREEECSVF from the coding sequence ATGGAATCATTCGGGACCAGTGACATCATAGCCTTGAAGGCGAACGCAATCAAGAAGCACCACCAGCGTCAAAAGATTGCAAATTTATTCAGGATAGTTGAGGTTTGCCTTGTTTTGGGCTTGATTTCGAGGTACGCAGTTGAACTTCCTATTGCTTTCAAGAATTCCGGTGAGTATTTTAAGGACTTGTCGATCGCTATGGCTAGTCCTCGCTTTGTGTTTGTTATTGGTAATGTTATAGTCATCGTTCTGTTTGCGAAATCCGGTCAGTTCTCGACGAAAAATAGTTTGAAAACTGATATCTATAAAGAGTTTTTGGAGAAGAGTGAGAGGAGCCAGGGCGTATACAGAGAcgaaaacagagaaaaacagAGCACACTTGAAGAGCAGAGGATAGTAACTGGAGATACTTATAATAATACTAAAGAAACCAAGCACTATAGAAGAAGCCAATCTGCGAAATCAAAAAGTGTGAATTGCGATAACTTGAGCAAGGAATTAAGAAGAAATCTGACGGAGAAAGGCGAGGGCTTGGCGAAGAAGAAGTCGTACGCGGAAGATAACATGAGCAATGAAGAATTCAGGCAAACAATTGAGGCCTTCATTGCTAAGCAGCAGAGGTTTATTAGGGAAGAAGAGTGTTCAGTATTTTag